CAATAATCGCATTGTTTCCACCTAATTCTAAAATTGTTTTACCTAAACGAGCAGCAACCACTTTGTTCACTTCAATTCCCATTCGCGTAGAACCTGTTGCAGAAACCAATGCTACACGACGATCTGCTGCAATCAATTCACCGATTGATTTATCACCCATCACCAAAGAAGAAACGCCTTCTGAAATATCATTACTTTTTAAAACTTCTGCTAAAATGTGTTGACATGCAACTGCACACAAAGGTGTTTTCTCGCTCGGTTTCCAAACGACAACGTCTCCACAAACCAATGCCAAACATGTATTCCAAGCCCAAACAGCTACTGGGAAATTAAAAGCTGAAATCACACCAACAATTCCAAGTGGATGATATTGATCGTACATACGATGCAATGGTCGTTCTGAATGAATAGTCGAACCATACAATTGACGTGATAACCCAACAGCAAAATCACAGATATCAATCATTTCCTGCACTTCTCCTAAACCTTCTTGATATGATTTCCCCATTTCATACGAAACCAATTTTCCCAAAGAAGCCTTTTTCTCACGAAGTTTATCCCCAAACTGACGAACTATCTCCCCTCTTTTTGGAGCAGGAATCATTCGCCATTCTTTGAAAGCTGTTTGAGCTTTGGTGATAACTTCTTCGTAATCATCTTTTGTTGATGATATTACTTTTCCAATTAATTTTCCGTCTACTGGGGAGTAAGAAGAAAGCTCTTCACCTTTTCCAAACCAAGTACTTCCTATCGATGTTCCGAGATTTTCGGAAGAAATACTCAATTCTTTTAATTCGTTTTCTATCATTTTTTTGTGTTATTTTGTGGTTTTAACTTTTACCTAAATTAGTCAAAAGTTCCATAAATTAAAATTTTTAATAAATTTTATTCATAATAATTTTTAATTTACTGAATAATCTTTAGATTTAATAAAATAAAACTGCATAAAATGAATTTAACTACAGATTATTTTAAGATTGATGATTTGTTAACTGAAGAACATAAATTAATTCGTCAATCTGTTCGAGATTTTGTGGACAACGAAATAAAACCTGTTATAGATGATGCTGCACAACATCATAAAGATATCCCTGATTTAATGAAAAAATTAGGTGCAATTGGTGCATTAGGTCCATACATACCAGAAGAATATGGAGGCGCTGGTTTAGATCAAATGTCCTATGGATTAATCATGCAAGAATTAGAACGTGGCGATTCCGCTGTACGATCTGCTGCATCTGTGCAATCTTCTTTGGTCATGTATCCTATTTATGCATTTGGTTCTGAAGAACAAAAACGCAAGTATTTACCAAAATTAGCTTCTGGAGAATTCATCGGAAGTTTTGGATTAACAGAACCTAATCACGGCTCTAATCCAGGTGGAATGGAAACTCGTCTAACAAAAAATGGAGATCATTATGTGTTAAATGGAGCAAAAATGTGGATTACAAATTCGCCAATTTGTGATATTGCTGTTGTTTGGGCAAGAGATGAAGAAGGAAAAATAAGAGGTGTAATTGTAGAACGCGGAATGCCAGGTTTTACAACACCAGAAACATTAAACAAATGGTCATTAAGAGCTTCTAAAACAGGTGAATTAGTTTTTGAGAATGTAAAAATCGAAGAAAGTCATATTTTACCAGAAGTGAATAGTTTACGTGGCCCTTTATCATGTTTAAACTCGGCTCGATACGGAATATCTTGGGGTGTAATTGGCGCTGCAATTGATTGTTACGAATCTGCTTTAAACTATTCATTACAAAGAACTCAATTTGGAAAACCGATTGCTTCTTATCAATTACAGCAAAAAAAATTAGCCGAATTTATTACAGAAATTACAAAAGCTCAGTTGTTATGTTGGCGATTAGGTACATTGAAAAATGAAAACAAAGCAACGCCAGAACAAATTTCTATGGCAAAGCGTAACAATGTAAAAATGGCTTTGGACATTGCAAGAGAGTCTCGTCAAATCATTGGTGCAATGGGAATTGTTGGTGATTTCCCTATGATGCGACATGCTGCAAACTTAGAATCTGTTATTACGTACGAAGGAACGCACGATGTTCACTTATTGATTACAGGTGCAGATATCACAGGAATTAATGCATTTGTGTAAGAATATTTTTCATACTAATAGATAATTTTATAGGTTTACAATTCGTTTGTAAACCTTTTTTAATTATCGCACATGAAATCGAAATCAATTTTATTTATTATGTTTTGTATTCAAGCGATTGCTTTGAATGCACAAGAAACCTACAAAATTACCTATGAACGATTTTCGAATGGTAAAAAAGTAATCGAAAGCAATCCAATACAAGTATTAGCTAATACGAAAGAAACCATTATTGGTAAGCAAGAAAGCTTTCATCACACGACAAACTATCCTGATGAAATGGTTTATTACACCAAAACAAATCCTTCTGTTATTTCATTGGTGACACAATTTGATTCGGTTCATTCTATTATCTCTAATGATTCAATTGCTCTAAATAAATCGGTTTTTACAATTACAAAAGAAACCAAACGTATTTTAGGTTTGCGTTGTAAGAAAGCAACAACCTCTATCAACTCAAACACTATCGATGTTTGGTTTGTCGATAATATGGACATCAATGCTGCGCCAACAATAGTGGGAATGAGTTTGGGATTTGTGTTAGAGTTTACACGTAATAATAATATGACCATTCGAGCATCGAAAATAGAACGTCAAAAAGAACCTATTCCAAGCCAATATATTGCAAAAGAATTACTACAAGAACCTGTCGATATCTTAACTTATAAAGATATTATCTGGAAAAGTAAGTTTGTAGACATTCCACTTTTAACCAATCAACAGATAAATTTCAGCAATAACTTCCTATCAAACGATTCGATTTATCGCTTTGCCAATGGAACTGTTGTGGTCAGAAAAATAAAACTTCCGTTGATTAAAGAAGGAAGTCAAATTTTCTTAAATGTTACACAACAATCAAATGGAGATGCTTATGACCGTACAGGTTCGGTTTTTTTGATCCCGCGCGATTCTAAAATCACGTTTATGGATGCTTTGCAAAAAGGAATCAATCAATTGCCTGTATACACTGCGCCAAACAACAAGAAGTATCAAGGTTATTTTTTGACAGAAAATTATACACCAACTATTGAATTGATGCGATTCTTTACACCTTTTGGCATTAATAAATTTAATCACATACAACTGAAAGGTCAATCATGGGAAACAGAAGCAAAGTACCGTCAAGAGATCACAGAATTGCAACGATTATTGTCTAATCAAGAGGTTTTAGTTGGATTTTTTATCGGAAATTATGATCAAGGTGGGCATACAATTTCAGCCAATATCACAGTTCATCCTTCCAATTCTTCAACTCTTCCAAACAAAAAAGTGCAACCTATTTTCAACACAACAAACATCATGGAAATGGCAGGTCAAGAATACCCTTCTTTGTTTGATAATCCGAATGGTTTTACAGTTGAATTTACGCTGAAAGAAGATTATAACAATGCGAAATTACGCTTTACAACGACTGGACATGGTGGCTGGGAAAACGGAGACGAATTTGTACCAAAGGAAAATAGTGTTTTTCTTGATGGACAAAATGTGTTCAATATCATTCCTTGGCGACAAGATTGTGGGTCGTATCGTGCTTACAATCCTGCTTCGGGAAACTTTGACAATGGGTTATCTTCCTCTGATTACAGCCGTTCTAATTGGTGTCCAGGCACAGTTACAAACCCATTTTTTATAGATTTAGGGAACTTAAAAGCGGGAAAACACAGCTTGCAGGTTAAGATTCCTCAAGGAAAACCAGAAGGAAACGCGTTTAGTTATTGGAATGTTTCGGGGGTTCTTTTAGGAGAATAAACTGATAGTGATTTGAAACCTGCGCAGGTTTTTACATGAACATCAAAAGCCCTGTAAATACAGGGCTTTTGATTCTATAAAATTTATGATATTTAACTAAAAACTACATGTTTCTTCTGTACTGACCACCTACTTTGAATAAAGCATCTGTAATCTGCCCAAGAGAACAAACTTTGGTCACATCCATCAACGCTTCAAATATATTACCGTTCTGAATAGCGATTTGTTGTACTTTCTCTAACCATACTTTTGCTTGTTCTTCTTTCGATTGATGCAAGCGTTCTTTCGTTTTAATTTGGAATTGTTTTTCCTCTTCTGTTGCACGAATAACCTCTGCCGGAACCACTGTTGGCGAACCTTTAGAACTTAAGAACGTGTTTACACCAATAATTGGGAACGTTCCGTTGTGTTTCAACGTTTCGTAATACAACGATTCTTCTTGTATTTTAGAACGTTGATACATCGTTTCCATCGCGCCTAAAACACCTCCACGCTCTGTAATACGATCAAACTCTTGTAAAACCGCTTCTTCCACTAAGTCGGTTAACTCTTCGATAATGAACGAACCTTGAATTGGATTTTCGTTTTTCGCTAAACCTAATTCTTTGTTGATAATCAACTGAATAGCCATTGCTCTACGTACCGATTCTTCTGTTGGCGTTGTAATCGCCTCATCGTACGCATTGGTATGCAACGAGTTACAGTTGTCGTAAATCGCATATAATGCTTGCAACGTT
This portion of the Empedobacter stercoris genome encodes:
- a CDS encoding PNGase F N-terminal domain-containing protein; this encodes MKSKSILFIMFCIQAIALNAQETYKITYERFSNGKKVIESNPIQVLANTKETIIGKQESFHHTTNYPDEMVYYTKTNPSVISLVTQFDSVHSIISNDSIALNKSVFTITKETKRILGLRCKKATTSINSNTIDVWFVDNMDINAAPTIVGMSLGFVLEFTRNNNMTIRASKIERQKEPIPSQYIAKELLQEPVDILTYKDIIWKSKFVDIPLLTNQQINFSNNFLSNDSIYRFANGTVVVRKIKLPLIKEGSQIFLNVTQQSNGDAYDRTGSVFLIPRDSKITFMDALQKGINQLPVYTAPNNKKYQGYFLTENYTPTIELMRFFTPFGINKFNHIQLKGQSWETEAKYRQEITELQRLLSNQEVLVGFFIGNYDQGGHTISANITVHPSNSSTLPNKKVQPIFNTTNIMEMAGQEYPSLFDNPNGFTVEFTLKEDYNNAKLRFTTTGHGGWENGDEFVPKENSVFLDGQNVFNIIPWRQDCGSYRAYNPASGNFDNGLSSSDYSRSNWCPGTVTNPFFIDLGNLKAGKHSLQVKIPQGKPEGNAFSYWNVSGVLLGE
- the amaB gene encoding L-piperidine-6-carboxylate dehydrogenase, with product MIENELKELSISSENLGTSIGSTWFGKGEELSSYSPVDGKLIGKVISSTKDDYEEVITKAQTAFKEWRMIPAPKRGEIVRQFGDKLREKKASLGKLVSYEMGKSYQEGLGEVQEMIDICDFAVGLSRQLYGSTIHSERPLHRMYDQYHPLGIVGVISAFNFPVAVWAWNTCLALVCGDVVVWKPSEKTPLCAVACQHILAEVLKSNDISEGVSSLVMGDKSIGELIAADRRVALVSATGSTRMGIEVNKVVAARLGKTILELGGNNAIIVTTDADLKIMLTSAVFGAVGTAGQRCTTTRRLIVHESIYDKVKESLVNAYKQIKIGNPLDTSNHVGPLIDQQAVEMYSKAIEKINQEGGKIIVEGGVLEGNGFESGCYVKPVIAEVENHFEIVQHETFAPILYLIKYSGDVLNAIEIQNNVAQGLSSSIMTNNLREAELFLSQKGSDCGIANVNIGTSGAEIGGAFGGEKETGGGRESGSDAWKAYMRRQTNTINYSTEVPLAQGIKFDF
- a CDS encoding acyl-CoA dehydrogenase family protein, which gives rise to MNLTTDYFKIDDLLTEEHKLIRQSVRDFVDNEIKPVIDDAAQHHKDIPDLMKKLGAIGALGPYIPEEYGGAGLDQMSYGLIMQELERGDSAVRSAASVQSSLVMYPIYAFGSEEQKRKYLPKLASGEFIGSFGLTEPNHGSNPGGMETRLTKNGDHYVLNGAKMWITNSPICDIAVVWARDEEGKIRGVIVERGMPGFTTPETLNKWSLRASKTGELVFENVKIEESHILPEVNSLRGPLSCLNSARYGISWGVIGAAIDCYESALNYSLQRTQFGKPIASYQLQQKKLAEFITEITKAQLLCWRLGTLKNENKATPEQISMAKRNNVKMALDIARESRQIIGAMGIVGDFPMMRHAANLESVITYEGTHDVHLLITGADITGINAFV